The Gemmatimonadaceae bacterium region CACTTGGTGGTTGCGGCGTTCGCCGTGTAGACGGGAGCGTCGGCCTCCTTCCAGCCCAGCCTCGATCGCATGTCATGGTTGAGCCGCCTCCTTGGCGGCGGGAATGACAAGAGCAACCGGCGCCTCGACTATCTCAACGAGGCGCTGACCCTCGAGAAGTCGGGGGACATCGAAGCTGCCCTGACCTCGTACCGCCTCGCCCTGCGCGAGAAGCCGGACGATCACAAGATCCTGATCAACATGGCCATTGCCTATTCGCGCCAGTCGCGATTGGACGAGGCCATCCGCTGTTACAAGCGGGCACTCGAGATCGATCCGTCGCTGGCCGCGGCGCATTACGGGCTCGCCTTCCTCCTCATCAAGCGGGGCGATCGCGACGAGGCGACGGTGCACCTCGAGTCCTTCCTGTCGTCGCCTCCAAAGAGCGCCGACCCGGCCAACATCGAGCACGCGCGAAAGGCACTGGACGACCTGCGCAATCCGCAGGTCGATGAGACGGCGGAGTCGCCAGAAGTCGGCGGCTAACAGTGGGGCGCGTCCTCGCGGTCGTCAGTCAGAAGGGAGGGGTTGGCAAGACCACCACGTCGGTGAACCTGGCCGCGGCTTTCGCCCGGCGCGGGCTCAAGACGCTCGTCATCGACGTGGACCCCCAGGGCGCCGTGCGATACGGCATCGGACTCCGGCGCGGGCATCCCAGCTTTGGGTTCGCCGACTACCTCAACGGCCAGCGAACGCTGCGGGAGATCATCCTCCCCACCGCCCTTCCCTGGCTTCGCGTGATCCTGGCCGGTTCGGTCTCCGACTCCGCCGATCACACCTTCTATCAGCAGCTCATCGCCGAGACGAACGTCCTGCGCGATCTCCTGCAGACGGCGCGCGAACGCTGCGACGTGGTGGTGGTCGACACGCCCCCCGGGCTCGGCCCCATCGTCCACCGCGTCCTCGAGGCGTCGCAGCACGTCATCGTCCCGCTGCAATGCGAACCGCTCGCCCTGCAGACAACTCCGCAGATCCTTCGGGGTATCCAGGAGATCGTGGACCACAACCGCGAACTCACCCTGGACGGGATTCTGCTCACGATGTTCGAGCCCAACCAACCGTCGTCGCAGCGCGTGGCGGACTACGTGCGGGAGCACCTCCCGCGCAACATGGTGTTCGATGTCGTGGTGCCGCGCACCGAGGCGGCGCTCGAAGCCTTTGCTGCGGGTCAGCCGGTGGTGCTGCGCACCCCTGCCGACGCCGCCTCGCAATCGTACATCAACCTCGCGACGCTCCTGTCGGAGCGCTTTCGCTGAGTTGCCGGTAAGCGCGTGGTTCCGGCGCGACCTTCCCGCGGCACTCCGTTGGTGATGATCGGCGCGAGCGTCATGCTTCGGCGCCTCGGGCGATGCGTCGCCATCCCGGCCGTCGCGGCGCTGACGGCATTGCTGGCGTCGTGCATCGAACTGACCGTCGATCCCAAGGAGATTGCGGCCATCGAGTTCATCGCGCCGGCCAACCCCTCGTTCGTCGTCGGCGACTCGCTGCGAGACACGTTGGGCGCGGTCACGTCGCTGCAGGCCAAGGTCTTCGACGCAGGGGGCGACCTGGTCCCCAATGCCCCGCTCTACTTCGTGACGGTCGATTCGCTGTCGAGGATCGCGGGCAATTCGCTCCTCGTCGCCAACAAGAAGCTCGTGGGGACCACCAAGGTGTATGCCGTGAGCGGGCGGCTGCAGAGTGCGGCGCGATCGCTCGCCATCATCGCCAGCCCCGATTCCATCGCGTTCACGCCGGCCACGGTGGACACGATCAAGCTCAAGATCCCCAGCTCCGGCAGCACACTGGACACCTCTACAACGGTAAAGGTGACCGTTCGCGCCGCCGGCGGCGTGGCGAGCACCGTGCGTGTGCGCTTCGAACTCGAACGACGCGGCACGCTGCTGGGTCCCGCCGACACGGCGACCTACGCGCTGGTGAATACGGGATTGATGCACAGTCGCATCGACACCACCGATGCCTCCGGCACGGCGTCGCGCACGCTGCGGGTGCGCGTGACGGCGGGAACGCCGGTGCTCGACACGCTGGTG contains the following coding sequences:
- a CDS encoding tetratricopeptide repeat protein, with amino-acid sequence MSWLSRLLGGGNDKSNRRLDYLNEALTLEKSGDIEAALTSYRLALREKPDDHKILINMAIAYSRQSRLDEAIRCYKRALEIDPSLAAAHYGLAFLLIKRGDRDEATVHLESFLSSPPKSADPANIEHARKALDDLRNPQVDETAESPEVGG
- a CDS encoding ParA family protein codes for the protein MGRVLAVVSQKGGVGKTTTSVNLAAAFARRGLKTLVIDVDPQGAVRYGIGLRRGHPSFGFADYLNGQRTLREIILPTALPWLRVILAGSVSDSADHTFYQQLIAETNVLRDLLQTARERCDVVVVDTPPGLGPIVHRVLEASQHVIVPLQCEPLALQTTPQILRGIQEIVDHNRELTLDGILLTMFEPNQPSSQRVADYVREHLPRNMVFDVVVPRTEAALEAFAAGQPVVLRTPADAASQSYINLATLLSERFR